From Oscillatoria salina IIICB1, one genomic window encodes:
- a CDS encoding PEP-CTERM sorting domain-containing protein (PEP-CTERM proteins occur, often in large numbers, in the proteomes of bacteria that also encode an exosortase, a predicted intramembrane cysteine proteinase. The presence of a PEP-CTERM domain at a protein's C-terminus predicts cleavage within the sorting domain, followed by covalent anchoring to some some component of the (usually Gram-negative) cell surface. Many PEP-CTERM proteins exhibit an unusual sequence composition that includes large numbers of potential glycosylation sites. Expression of one such protein has been shown restore the ability of a bacterium to form floc, a type of biofilm.): MNKQSIANLTFTTASLIVIGAIATPTAAVAQITNLVDSALEATVGEGAKAEAEETTETDVENVGGASTDSQTNAEVNDLTDADLSSLTDLENLVEKDGELEVKVEIDEEGVKVEADADLEVEVNDLAKVGICLDGSGSIASPDGSSLADCSQEPEVQSVPEPTAIASFLLFGGYLLSRRRCHHK; this comes from the coding sequence ATGAATAAGCAATCAATCGCCAACTTAACTTTTACCACCGCTAGTTTAATCGTTATCGGGGCGATCGCCACTCCCACAGCAGCCGTAGCCCAAATCACTAATTTAGTCGATTCTGCGCTAGAAGCTACTGTAGGAGAAGGTGCTAAAGCAGAAGCTGAAGAAACCACGGAAACTGATGTCGAGAATGTAGGTGGTGCTTCAACTGACTCTCAAACCAACGCTGAAGTTAACGATCTCACAGATGCTGATTTATCTTCCCTAACCGATCTTGAGAATTTGGTCGAAAAAGATGGCGAACTTGAGGTTAAGGTAGAAATTGACGAAGAAGGCGTAAAAGTTGAAGCGGATGCTGACTTAGAAGTCGAAGTTAACGATCTTGCCAAAGTAGGCATTTGTTTAGACGGTAGTGGCTCGATCGCTAGTCCTGACGGTAGTAGTTTAGCCGATTGTAGCCAAGAACCAGAAGTACAATCAGTTCCAGAGCCAACAGCGATCGCGTCTTTCCTTCTCTTTGGAGGTTATTTACTTTCCCGTCGTCGCTGTCACCACAAGTAG
- the mutS gene encoding DNA mismatch repair protein MutS, translated as MVAKASSSSPHEDYRKLDLDKLTPMLQHYVEVKEEYPNALLLYRVGDFFECFFQDAVTIAQVLELALTSKEGGKEIGRVRMTGVPHHALDRYTTMLVEKGYAIVICDQVEDAATAAAEGRMVRREIQKLLTPGTLTDDRMLSPRRNNFLAAVVIAGDRWGLAYADISTGEFFTTQGQDLDPLANELLRLQPSEILIPTNAPDVGALLRPGERSPSIPDSLPDSFCYSLRSQKHFTQVEARERLLAKFNVRSLEGMGCANKIFSIRAAGGLLEYLEDTQKAFQVPLQPLRTYALADYLILDRQTIRNLEIIQTVRDGTFYGSLLWALERTSTAMGGRALRRWLLQPLIEIKGINARQDTIEELVSQTSLRQDLRQLLREIYDIERLAGRVGSGSANARELLNLANSLVKLTELVELASRGVSPYLRALQRIPPELEQLGHHVIAHLVDELPQHLKDGGIIREGISSKLDARRKELEADQKWIAELEVQERERTGIPKLKVGYNKTFGYYISMPRSKAEDAPENYTRKQTLTNEERYITSELKERETRILTAKEDLNQIEYEIFAALRAEVAEAAQKIRNAAKAVAAIDVLAGLSEVAVYQVYCRPEMTPGREIAIIDGRHPVVEQSLGTGMFVPNSTEMGRVNNDRPDLVILTGPNASGKSCYLRQVGLIQLMAQIGSFVPATAAKLGVCDRIFTRVGAVDDLATGQSTFMVEMNETANILNHATPKSLVLLDEIGRGTATFDGLSIAWAVAEYLANEITARTIFATHYHELNELASILENVANYQVTVKELPNEIVFLHQVRPGGADRSYGIEAGRLAGLPSSVIKRAKQVMKQIEQHSKIALGLRSGIEENEF; from the coding sequence ATGGTAGCGAAAGCAAGTAGCAGCAGTCCTCATGAGGACTATCGCAAGCTGGATCTAGATAAGCTTACGCCGATGTTACAGCATTATGTAGAGGTGAAGGAAGAGTATCCGAATGCTTTGCTGCTGTATCGCGTAGGTGATTTTTTCGAGTGCTTTTTTCAAGATGCAGTAACGATCGCCCAAGTTTTGGAATTAGCGCTTACTTCTAAGGAAGGGGGTAAAGAAATTGGACGAGTGCGGATGACAGGCGTACCGCATCATGCTTTAGATAGATATACGACGATGTTAGTCGAAAAAGGTTACGCGATCGTCATTTGCGATCAAGTGGAAGATGCAGCAACGGCGGCGGCTGAAGGGAGAATGGTACGTCGGGAGATTCAAAAGTTATTAACTCCGGGTACATTAACTGACGATCGAATGCTTTCCCCACGACGGAATAATTTTTTAGCGGCGGTAGTAATTGCCGGAGATCGTTGGGGTTTAGCTTATGCAGATATTTCCACTGGGGAATTTTTTACGACTCAAGGACAAGATTTAGATCCCTTAGCTAACGAGTTGTTACGTTTGCAACCATCAGAGATTTTAATTCCGACCAATGCGCCAGATGTGGGTGCTTTGTTACGTCCAGGAGAGCGATCGCCGAGCATACCAGATAGTTTACCAGATTCATTTTGTTATTCGTTGCGATCGCAAAAACATTTTACCCAAGTTGAAGCCAGAGAAAGATTATTAGCCAAATTCAACGTGCGATCGCTCGAAGGCATGGGTTGCGCAAATAAAATTTTCAGCATTCGCGCGGCAGGTGGCTTATTAGAATATCTCGAAGATACTCAAAAAGCTTTTCAAGTTCCCCTGCAACCTTTACGCACTTATGCCTTAGCCGATTATCTCATTCTCGATCGCCAAACTATACGCAACCTCGAAATTATTCAAACAGTTCGCGATGGCACTTTTTACGGTTCCCTTTTATGGGCGCTAGAGCGCACTTCTACTGCAATGGGAGGTAGGGCTTTACGACGTTGGTTACTCCAACCTTTAATCGAGATTAAAGGTATTAACGCCCGTCAAGATACGATTGAAGAATTAGTTTCTCAAACTTCCCTTCGTCAAGATTTGCGTCAGTTACTTAGAGAAATATACGACATTGAACGCCTCGCGGGAAGAGTAGGTTCGGGATCGGCGAATGCGCGAGAATTATTAAACTTGGCTAATTCTTTGGTCAAATTAACCGAACTAGTCGAATTAGCTTCTCGTGGTGTTTCTCCTTATTTAAGAGCATTGCAACGTATTCCTCCCGAATTAGAACAACTCGGACATCATGTAATTGCTCATTTAGTTGATGAACTTCCTCAACACTTGAAAGATGGCGGTATAATTCGCGAAGGAATTAGTTCAAAACTTGATGCACGACGCAAAGAACTAGAAGCAGACCAAAAATGGATTGCCGAACTGGAAGTACAAGAAAGAGAACGTACTGGTATTCCTAAACTAAAAGTAGGCTATAACAAAACCTTTGGCTACTATATTAGTATGCCTCGTTCCAAAGCAGAAGACGCGCCAGAAAATTATACCCGCAAGCAAACTTTAACCAACGAAGAAAGATATATTACTTCGGAATTAAAAGAAAGAGAAACGCGCATTTTAACCGCTAAAGAGGACTTAAATCAAATCGAATACGAGATTTTTGCGGCATTGAGGGCGGAAGTAGCGGAAGCAGCTCAAAAAATTCGTAACGCAGCCAAAGCAGTTGCCGCGATTGACGTACTTGCAGGGTTATCAGAAGTCGCAGTATATCAAGTTTATTGTCGCCCGGAAATGACCCCAGGACGAGAAATTGCGATTATCGATGGCAGACATCCGGTAGTCGAACAATCTCTCGGTACGGGAATGTTTGTTCCTAATTCTACGGAAATGGGTCGAGTAAATAACGATCGACCAGATTTAGTGATTCTCACCGGACCAAATGCAAGTGGCAAAAGTTGTTATTTGCGTCAGGTAGGATTAATTCAGTTAATGGCGCAAATTGGCAGTTTTGTCCCCGCGACAGCAGCTAAATTGGGAGTATGCGATCGCATTTTTACTCGTGTGGGTGCGGTGGACGATTTGGCTACTGGTCAATCTACTTTTATGGTAGAAATGAATGAAACCGCCAATATTCTCAATCATGCTACACCGAAATCTTTAGTTTTACTCGATGAAATTGGACGGGGAACGGCAACTTTTGACGGACTTTCGATTGCTTGGGCGGTGGCAGAATATCTGGCTAATGAAATTACCGCCCGGACAATTTTTGCTACTCACTATCACGAGTTAAATGAGTTGGCTTCGATTTTAGAAAATGTGGCTAATTATCAGGTGACGGTGAAAGAATTACCGAATGAAATTGTCTTTTTGCATCAAGTTCGTCCCGGTGGTGCAGATCGTTCTTATGGTATTGAAGCAGGGCGTTTGGCTGGTTTGCCGAGTTCGGTGATTAAACGTGCTAAACAAGTGATGAAACAAATTGAACAACATAGTAAAATTGCTTTGGGGTTGCGATCGGGGATTGAGGAAAATGAGTTTTGA
- a CDS encoding GFA family protein codes for MLLECSCHCGAVKYKVRSYHPYPFMQCYCEICRKTSGSGGYGINLAGDIRTLEVEGEENITIYRAKFQNPEDPEPQQSNLERRFCKHCGSCLWVYSPDYPELMHPFASAVDTELPKPPQHTYMMLDFAPSWVEIPENSSDRYHQRYPEESLAEWHERMGLVDN; via the coding sequence ATGTTACTAGAATGCTCTTGTCACTGTGGTGCCGTAAAGTACAAAGTACGCAGTTATCATCCTTATCCATTTATGCAATGTTACTGCGAGATTTGCCGCAAAACATCAGGTTCGGGTGGTTATGGAATTAATTTAGCAGGCGATATTCGGACTCTGGAAGTAGAAGGTGAAGAAAATATTACAATTTATCGGGCTAAATTTCAAAATCCCGAAGATCCCGAACCGCAGCAAAGCAACTTAGAACGTCGTTTTTGTAAGCATTGCGGATCTTGTTTGTGGGTGTATAGTCCAGATTATCCAGAATTAATGCACCCGTTTGCGTCGGCTGTAGACACCGAACTACCCAAACCGCCACAGCATACTTATATGATGCTTGATTTTGCTCCTAGTTGGGTAGAAATCCCCGAAAACAGCAGCGATCGCTATCATCAAAGATATCCTGAAGAATCTCTGGCTGAGTGGCATGAAAGAATGGGTTTAGTAGACAATTAG
- a CDS encoding peptidylprolyl isomerase yields the protein MTPIFKVGDKVINAHEVVPLLADYQLLPQLIREIVIDQAIAEVECTPQEIQSVYQQFFQQNQLTPANLPVWLQQNKISKEQLESKLLRKLKLEKFKRLTWSNKIESYFLKRKGQLDRVVYSLIRTQNPGIAQELYFRIAEGEKSFAELAQQYSEGSEAQTGGLIGPVEINTPHVKIAQMLNSGKPGQLWPPTRVGEWLVIVRLEKLLPAQLDEPMRQKLLNELFEGWLSEQVQQKVSFPPFNGQNEEEIANQSS from the coding sequence ATGACTCCTATTTTTAAGGTTGGTGACAAAGTAATAAATGCGCATGAAGTTGTCCCTTTACTAGCTGACTATCAACTCCTCCCCCAGCTAATTAGGGAAATAGTCATCGATCAGGCGATCGCGGAGGTAGAATGTACTCCTCAAGAGATCCAATCGGTTTATCAACAATTTTTTCAACAAAATCAACTTACCCCAGCAAATTTACCAGTTTGGTTACAACAAAATAAAATCTCGAAAGAGCAACTTGAAAGTAAACTGTTACGAAAATTAAAGCTAGAAAAATTCAAGCGTCTGACTTGGAGCAATAAAATAGAATCTTACTTTCTCAAAAGAAAAGGACAACTCGATCGCGTGGTATATTCTTTAATCAGGACGCAAAATCCGGGTATCGCTCAAGAACTGTATTTTCGGATTGCGGAAGGAGAAAAAAGTTTCGCCGAACTAGCTCAACAATATTCAGAAGGTTCGGAAGCACAAACTGGTGGTTTAATCGGACCTGTGGAAATTAATACTCCTCACGTGAAGATAGCACAAATGCTCAATTCGGGTAAGCCAGGACAACTTTGGCCCCCGACGCGAGTGGGAGAATGGTTAGTAATTGTTAGGTTAGAAAAATTGTTGCCGGCACAATTAGACGAACCAATGAGACAAAAGTTGCTCAATGAGCTATTTGAGGGCTGGCTATCAGAACAAGTTCAACAAAAAGTGTCTTTTCCACCGTTTAATGGGCAAAATGAAGAAGAGATTGCTAACCAAAGCAGTTAA
- a CDS encoding HlyD family efflux transporter periplasmic adaptor subunit, which produces MTQAKRNQPNGNQSTVNRSGLLRQGASAQDSQALVRSPGSAIQNHYFEQPVVLKQSPMWSRAIVWTIMGVATFGIGWASIAKIEQVVPATGQLKPTGAVQEIQAPVNGKVTEVYVEDGDVVEAGEVLMVFDSTATKAELDSQKKIRDSLTKENKFYRTLMGQSPSKAAIEAAILQLDLPNEVAFIARERSTLLEENQLYRIQIGGAASSADFGIDELERLRAAREEARSREQAAQLEVEQLRKQLDENRVQLAHAQTQLQTEQDILNDIMPLVQEGGIARLQGTRQQQQVQERQAEVARLQEEQLRLQRAIDQGRERLVNTKAAADKDVLDRIAANKNRIAEIDSQLTRVVVENEKRIAQLDAQISQSEVTLDYQEIKAPVDGVVFDLQAGPGYVPSPSKTEPLLKIVPNDNLVAEVYITNRDIGFVEKGMITDIRISSFPFSEFGDIKGQLTWIGSDALPPDENYRFFRFPATVELNNQSLVLDSGKELPLQSGMEVSVNIKVKEDRTVLSLFTELFTNKIESLKQVR; this is translated from the coding sequence ATGACTCAAGCTAAGAGAAATCAACCCAACGGCAATCAAAGTACCGTAAATCGCTCTGGACTGCTGAGACAAGGAGCTTCAGCTCAAGACTCCCAAGCACTAGTTCGTTCCCCAGGTAGTGCGATCCAAAATCACTATTTCGAGCAACCAGTAGTGCTGAAACAGTCACCAATGTGGTCGCGGGCGATCGTTTGGACGATTATGGGGGTAGCCACTTTCGGTATCGGTTGGGCTAGTATTGCCAAAATTGAGCAGGTTGTGCCCGCTACAGGTCAGCTTAAACCAACTGGAGCAGTTCAAGAAATTCAAGCCCCAGTAAATGGTAAAGTAACAGAAGTTTATGTTGAAGATGGGGATGTAGTCGAAGCAGGCGAAGTGTTGATGGTCTTCGACTCTACCGCGACCAAAGCCGAATTAGATTCTCAGAAGAAAATTCGCGACTCTTTAACCAAAGAAAATAAATTTTATCGCACTTTGATGGGACAGTCACCATCAAAAGCAGCGATCGAAGCAGCTATTTTACAATTGGATCTCCCCAATGAAGTTGCTTTTATTGCGAGAGAACGCAGTACGCTCCTTGAAGAAAATCAACTGTATCGGATTCAAATTGGCGGTGCAGCCAGTAGTGCTGATTTTGGGATTGATGAATTAGAGCGTTTGCGAGCAGCCAGAGAAGAAGCGCGATCGCGCGAACAAGCAGCCCAGTTGGAAGTCGAACAACTACGCAAGCAACTCGATGAAAACCGGGTTCAGTTAGCTCACGCTCAAACTCAACTCCAAACCGAGCAAGATATTCTCAATGATATTATGCCTTTGGTGCAAGAAGGCGGAATTGCTCGTCTGCAAGGAACCAGACAACAGCAACAAGTCCAAGAAAGACAGGCTGAGGTAGCCCGACTCCAAGAAGAACAACTGCGCTTACAACGCGCGATCGACCAAGGAAGAGAACGTTTAGTTAATACTAAAGCGGCGGCTGACAAAGATGTCCTCGATCGCATCGCAGCTAACAAAAATCGCATCGCTGAAATTGATAGTCAGTTAACAAGAGTTGTGGTCGAAAACGAAAAACGAATCGCTCAACTAGACGCACAAATTTCTCAATCAGAGGTAACTCTCGACTATCAAGAAATTAAAGCTCCTGTGGATGGAGTTGTCTTTGATTTGCAAGCAGGACCAGGCTACGTTCCCAGTCCCAGCAAAACCGAACCTTTGCTGAAAATTGTTCCCAACGACAACCTAGTCGCCGAAGTCTATATTACTAACCGCGATATTGGTTTTGTCGAAAAAGGTATGATAACTGATATCAGAATTAGCTCATTTCCTTTCAGCGAGTTTGGTGACATCAAAGGACAATTAACTTGGATCGGTTCCGATGCTTTACCTCCTGATGAAAATTATCGTTTCTTCCGTTTTCCTGCTACTGTCGAACTCAACAATCAATCTTTGGTGCTTGATAGTGGAAAAGAACTTCCTTTACAGTCGGGTATGGAAGTCAGTGTCAATATTAAAGTTAAAGAAGACCGCACAGTTTTGAGTTTATTCACTGAATTATTTACGAATAAGATTGAAAGCCTCAAGCAAGTGCGTTAA
- a CDS encoding peptidase domain-containing ABC transporter, with the protein MTYTKTSIKEFLAGVEPFNLLNPNDLTKLSEKLQPLRYRMGQTILLRERMPSQIALVYEGQVRLLGYDPRTQMPVTLKLMEPGEIIGWVSLLRGVPCETAIASNESICLSLNTNDFLRLIERHKEFRAYFQEKCSPLEIFELLGAELDRQALGDRDLKNLTRDVYPEAKVVYLPPGRTKVSQLEDKLWFVSGGGTVENFPPNSRLLFNSLDEQIVVKNSPARLVSVPIEALDDETEEVDLQPLDLQDDNDFTEEIADYPDEIAAAPAEPLPGQDSGKDDNRNRKYPIIRGRKNLGTAVACFQMLAQHFGMPFRKDVIRRVIGEQINRQGSVALPFCGAVAELMGLNAQLIKIPTSSITKIRVPALVRIGTQEEDKTLAVIYEVSDKAIVMGIPQAGIRRRKPAQMRELLGDEAEVLLIQETKETPKQRFGLQWFVPSLIRYRWVLMEVFIASFFVQLFALVNPLMIQVIIDKVIVQNSPDTLHVLGVFLLAIAVFEAFLSSLRTYLFVDTTNRIDMALGSEIIDHLLRLPLRYFEKRPVGELSSRVNELENIRKFLTGTALTVVLDAVFSVVYIAVMVIYSPLLTLVALATVPFFILLTLIFSPIVRKQLRVKAEKNAQTQSHLVEVLSGIQTVKAQNIELKTRWTWQERYASYVSAGFKTVVTSTGAGAGSNFLNKLAALLVLWVGANLVLSGELTLGQLIAFRIISSYVTSPLLRLAQIWQNFQETALSLERLSDIIDTPQEADKTDRQNIPMPAIKGGVKYENLSFRFKHNGPLQLNNVSVEIQPGQFVGIVGQSGAGKSTLTKLLVRLYDAEAGRILVDGYDVAKVELYSLRRQIGVVPQDTLLFDGTVQENIALTNPDATPDEIIEAATVAAAHEFIMGLPAGYNTRVGERGSSLSGGQRQRIAIARTVLQRPRMLVLDEATSALDYQTEQEVCTNLAAAFKDTTVFFITHRLGTIRNADVILMMDAGTIAEKGTHDELMALKGRYYHLFMQQESQV; encoded by the coding sequence ATGACCTATACGAAAACCAGTATTAAAGAGTTTTTAGCTGGCGTAGAGCCTTTTAACTTACTCAATCCTAACGATCTGACGAAGCTGTCAGAAAAATTGCAGCCTTTGCGTTATCGCATGGGTCAGACAATTTTACTTCGAGAGAGAATGCCTTCGCAAATCGCGCTCGTTTATGAAGGACAGGTACGTCTGTTGGGATACGATCCGCGCACTCAAATGCCAGTAACGCTTAAATTAATGGAACCTGGAGAAATTATTGGCTGGGTAAGTTTGCTGCGGGGAGTTCCTTGCGAAACAGCGATCGCCTCGAATGAATCGATTTGTTTGAGTCTAAATACGAATGATTTTTTGCGGCTGATTGAGCGACACAAAGAGTTTCGCGCCTATTTTCAGGAAAAATGCAGCCCTCTGGAAATTTTTGAGTTACTTGGTGCAGAATTAGACCGACAAGCGTTAGGCGATCGCGATTTAAAAAATTTAACTCGTGATGTCTATCCAGAAGCTAAAGTTGTTTATCTTCCTCCCGGAAGGACGAAAGTATCTCAATTAGAAGACAAACTTTGGTTTGTTAGTGGTGGGGGAACTGTGGAAAATTTCCCTCCTAACAGCCGCTTACTTTTTAACAGTTTGGACGAGCAGATTGTCGTGAAAAACAGTCCGGCTCGTTTAGTTAGTGTTCCGATTGAAGCCCTCGACGACGAGACAGAAGAGGTAGATTTACAACCGCTCGATCTTCAGGATGATAATGATTTCACTGAGGAAATAGCCGATTATCCAGATGAAATAGCTGCTGCTCCCGCCGAACCGCTCCCAGGACAAGATTCTGGTAAAGACGATAATCGCAATCGGAAATACCCGATTATCCGAGGGAGAAAAAACCTGGGTACGGCGGTGGCTTGTTTCCAAATGTTGGCACAACATTTTGGGATGCCTTTTCGCAAAGATGTGATTCGGCGCGTAATTGGCGAACAAATAAATCGTCAGGGTAGTGTCGCGTTACCTTTTTGTGGTGCAGTAGCTGAGTTGATGGGGTTGAATGCTCAGTTAATCAAAATCCCGACTTCTTCAATAACGAAGATTCGCGTTCCCGCACTTGTCCGGATTGGTACGCAAGAAGAAGATAAAACCCTAGCGGTGATCTACGAAGTTAGCGATAAGGCGATCGTGATGGGTATTCCTCAAGCGGGTATCCGTCGCCGCAAACCAGCCCAAATGCGGGAACTTTTGGGCGATGAAGCTGAAGTATTGTTGATCCAAGAAACGAAGGAAACGCCGAAACAACGTTTTGGTTTGCAGTGGTTTGTCCCTTCGCTGATTCGTTATCGTTGGGTGTTGATGGAAGTATTTATTGCTTCCTTTTTCGTGCAGCTATTTGCCCTGGTCAATCCTTTGATGATTCAGGTGATCATTGATAAGGTGATCGTGCAAAATAGTCCCGATACTCTCCATGTCTTGGGTGTTTTCCTACTGGCGATCGCGGTTTTTGAAGCCTTTTTGAGTAGTTTACGCACCTACTTGTTTGTCGATACTACGAACCGCATCGACATGGCTTTGGGTTCGGAAATTATCGACCATTTACTGCGGCTACCTTTACGTTATTTTGAAAAGCGACCTGTGGGCGAACTTTCTTCGCGGGTTAACGAATTGGAAAATATTCGTAAGTTTCTCACGGGTACGGCGCTGACTGTGGTTTTGGATGCAGTGTTTTCCGTGGTTTACATTGCGGTAATGGTCATCTACAGTCCGCTTTTAACCCTGGTTGCTTTAGCTACTGTTCCTTTCTTTATCTTACTAACTTTGATTTTCTCGCCGATTGTCCGCAAACAATTGCGGGTTAAGGCGGAAAAGAATGCTCAAACTCAATCTCACTTGGTCGAGGTATTATCGGGTATTCAAACCGTTAAGGCACAAAATATCGAGCTAAAAACTCGTTGGACTTGGCAGGAACGTTATGCTAGCTATGTTTCGGCTGGTTTTAAAACTGTGGTAACATCTACAGGCGCAGGGGCGGGAAGTAATTTCCTCAATAAGCTGGCGGCATTGTTGGTGCTGTGGGTAGGTGCTAATTTGGTACTTTCGGGCGAGTTGACTTTAGGACAGTTGATCGCTTTCCGGATTATTTCTAGTTATGTGACTTCGCCACTGTTACGTTTGGCGCAAATTTGGCAGAATTTCCAAGAAACAGCTTTGTCTTTAGAACGTTTGAGCGATATTATCGATACTCCTCAAGAAGCTGATAAAACTGACCGCCAAAATATTCCCATGCCCGCGATTAAAGGTGGGGTGAAGTACGAAAATCTTTCTTTCCGCTTTAAACACAATGGTCCGTTGCAGCTTAATAACGTCAGTGTGGAAATTCAGCCAGGGCAATTTGTGGGCATTGTCGGACAAAGTGGTGCTGGTAAGAGTACGTTAACTAAATTGCTGGTTCGGCTTTATGATGCGGAAGCAGGCAGAATTCTGGTTGATGGCTATGATGTGGCTAAGGTAGAACTATATTCTCTCCGGCGACAAATTGGGGTGGTTCCTCAAGATACTTTGTTGTTTGACGGGACGGTGCAAGAAAATATCGCTTTAACTAATCCCGATGCAACTCCAGATGAGATTATTGAAGCTGCTACAGTTGCCGCAGCCCACGAGTTTATTATGGGTCTTCCGGCGGGCTATAACACCAGAGTTGGGGAACGAGGTTCGAGTTTGTCAGGTGGACAACGACAACGGATTGCGATCGCCCGGACTGTTTTGCAGCGCCCCCGAATGTTAGTCTTGGATGAGGCAACTTCTGCCCTGGATTATCAAACTGAACAAGAAGTCTGTACTAATTTGGCGGCAGCATTTAAAGATACTACGGTTTTCTTTATCACTCACCGTTTGGGTACGATTAGAAATGCTGATGTCATTTTGATGATGGATGCTGGGACGATCGCTGAAAAAGGTACTCACGATGAATTGATGGCGCTTAAAGGTCGTTATTATCATCTGTTTATGCAGCAAGAGTCTCAGGTGTAA
- a CDS encoding class I SAM-dependent methyltransferase codes for MNEPEVAYQQALEILTQKGLQREFIENASLKINHARQLSEIGREKKPSKILEIGIFVGVSSAILGLCLPETHIVSIDPGLPVEIQDILAVRKFDIQEKRTNLSFVLELLNDLKIADRFTLTKGFFSCCFPNQEDREKVVNYGIKLDEYQLVGKQICEQYQPFDLVFLDADHRTSAVASDLKLVYPYLASGGKIILHDVGLDYWGKQVRMGVEEFLAENSHVKFEIEGEIGYLYEEDI; via the coding sequence ATGAATGAACCAGAAGTAGCTTATCAGCAAGCGTTAGAAATTTTAACTCAAAAAGGACTTCAACGTGAGTTCATTGAAAATGCCTCGCTCAAAATTAATCATGCTCGGCAATTGAGCGAAATAGGTAGAGAAAAAAAACCGAGCAAAATCCTGGAAATAGGAATCTTTGTCGGTGTTTCGTCAGCGATTCTAGGACTATGCTTACCAGAAACACATATTGTCTCAATTGACCCCGGACTTCCTGTTGAAATACAAGATATTTTAGCTGTCAGAAAATTTGATATTCAGGAAAAACGAACTAATTTGTCTTTCGTCTTAGAGTTACTGAATGATTTAAAAATTGCCGATAGATTTACTCTAACAAAAGGCTTTTTCTCTTGTTGTTTTCCCAATCAAGAAGATAGAGAAAAAGTTGTCAATTATGGAATTAAACTTGACGAATATCAGCTTGTCGGCAAACAGATTTGCGAACAGTATCAACCTTTCGATTTGGTATTTTTAGATGCAGATCATCGAACCTCAGCAGTTGCAAGCGACCTGAAATTAGTTTATCCTTATTTAGCTTCTGGAGGGAAAATTATTTTACATGATGTAGGTTTAGATTATTGGGGAAAACAGGTAAGAATGGGTGTAGAAGAGTTTTTAGCAGAAAATTCTCACGTTAAGTTTGAAATCGAAGGTGAGATAGGTTATCTTTATGAAGAAGATATTTGA
- a CDS encoding YdcF family protein produces the protein MKKNRQTREGKKKWQILRRAILSSVGLFFLGWSLAIALQLQAAASAPVGAFFELGGSIRREIYLTEIAKENPNIPILISAGSPDPCIWLIFAREQAPKEQVWLENCARNTFGNFYYSVPILHNWGVKKVKLITSETHLPRALWMARIHFGARGIWVEADIVTEEGIPGNNESIIKTSLDVTRSFFWAIISPFIQPECSQVKKLENVNIQAWRERGFKCEHQGNIN, from the coding sequence ATGAAAAAAAATCGGCAGACTAGGGAGGGTAAGAAAAAATGGCAAATCTTGCGTCGGGCTATTTTAAGCAGCGTCGGGCTATTTTTCTTAGGATGGAGTTTGGCGATCGCACTTCAATTACAAGCCGCAGCTTCAGCCCCAGTGGGTGCATTTTTTGAACTTGGAGGTAGTATCCGCCGCGAAATTTATCTCACTGAAATAGCGAAAGAAAACCCCAATATACCAATCTTAATTTCTGCTGGTTCTCCCGACCCCTGCATCTGGTTAATTTTCGCTCGAGAGCAAGCACCAAAAGAACAAGTTTGGTTAGAAAATTGTGCGAGAAATACTTTCGGAAATTTTTATTACAGCGTACCTATTTTACATAATTGGGGAGTTAAAAAAGTTAAATTAATTACTTCTGAAACTCATTTACCTAGGGCTTTATGGATGGCAAGAATTCATTTTGGCGCTCGTGGTATTTGGGTAGAAGCAGATATAGTTACAGAAGAAGGAATTCCTGGTAATAATGAATCAATAATTAAAACTAGTTTAGATGTGACTCGTAGCTTTTTTTGGGCAATAATCAGTCCATTTATTCAACCAGAATGTTCTCAAGTGAAGAAATTAGAAAATGTCAATATACAAGCATGGCGCGAAAGAGGTTTTAAATGCGAACATCAAGGAAATATTAATTAA